The Corynebacterium comes genome window below encodes:
- a CDS encoding SDR family oxidoreductase has protein sequence MATSLPATLDYTARHGTRTVLVTGASGYVGGRLVTELLAAGFQVRASSRRAESLRRFDWSDDAELVEADLTDAHSVARIMAGVDVVFYLVHSMGGRDEDFEETERQTATIVAAAAEEAGVRQIVYLSGLHPRGRQLDDLSKHMRSRERVAKILLEGKTPTLVYRAATLIGSGSASFEMIRHLTERLPVMVAPRWIKNRIEPLAIRDALYYLVRAADLEEPVNREFDIGCGQDYEFADLIRIYGRHKGLRRRVFAVPLPLPMDTLSGGWIGLVTPVPAGLAVPLAQSMAEDAVTEEHDIAEIIPDPPGGLIDYPTAVTLAVKAERGRGVPTSWDRSWTSVGDAADSLPTDPEWTGESVYEDVRSGESDLPAEKVWEVVEGIGGPNGWYSAPSLWRVRGIVDRLIGGPGLGGRRDPLRLAVGDKVDWWRVVELDRPRRLVLAAEMKIDGRAWLVMEVKDRGEGSTYVQRALYAPTGLLGRLYWWSLLPFHALIFPVMLRTILRTAERDNAAGGSTN, from the coding sequence ATGGCTACCTCACTCCCCGCGACCCTCGACTACACCGCCCGCCACGGCACGCGAACCGTGCTGGTCACAGGGGCCTCCGGCTATGTCGGCGGGCGGCTGGTCACAGAACTGCTGGCTGCAGGCTTCCAGGTGCGGGCCTCTTCCCGACGGGCGGAGAGTCTGCGCCGGTTCGACTGGAGTGATGACGCGGAACTGGTGGAGGCGGACCTCACCGATGCCCACAGCGTCGCCCGGATCATGGCGGGCGTCGACGTCGTGTTCTACCTGGTCCATTCCATGGGCGGCAGGGACGAGGACTTCGAGGAGACGGAGAGGCAGACCGCCACCATCGTCGCGGCCGCCGCCGAGGAGGCCGGGGTCAGGCAGATCGTCTACCTCTCCGGTCTGCATCCCCGGGGGCGGCAGCTGGATGACCTGTCCAAGCACATGCGCTCCCGGGAACGTGTGGCGAAGATCCTGCTTGAGGGCAAGACCCCCACGCTCGTGTACCGGGCCGCCACCCTCATCGGTTCCGGTTCCGCCTCCTTCGAGATGATCAGGCACCTCACCGAGCGGCTGCCGGTGATGGTGGCGCCGCGGTGGATCAAGAACCGGATCGAACCCCTGGCGATCCGGGACGCGCTCTACTACCTTGTCCGGGCGGCGGACCTCGAGGAACCGGTGAACCGGGAGTTCGACATCGGCTGCGGGCAGGACTACGAGTTCGCGGACCTGATCCGGATCTACGGCCGGCACAAAGGGCTGCGCCGGCGAGTCTTCGCCGTCCCGCTGCCGCTGCCCATGGACACCCTCTCCGGCGGCTGGATCGGGCTGGTCACGCCCGTTCCGGCCGGGTTGGCCGTCCCCCTGGCGCAGTCCATGGCGGAGGACGCCGTCACGGAGGAGCATGACATCGCCGAGATCATCCCCGACCCGCCGGGCGGGCTGATCGACTACCCGACGGCGGTCACCCTGGCGGTGAAGGCGGAACGCGGCCGGGGGGTGCCCACCTCCTGGGACAGGAGCTGGACCAGTGTCGGCGACGCCGCCGACAGCCTGCCCACCGATCCGGAGTGGACCGGTGAGTCCGTCTACGAGGACGTCCGCTCCGGGGAGTCGGACCTCCCCGCCGAGAAGGTCTGGGAGGTCGTCGAGGGAATCGGTGGCCCGAACGGCTGGTACTCCGCCCCCTCGCTGTGGCGGGTGCGCGGCATCGTCGACCGCCTCATCGGCGGGCCGGGTCTCGGTGGCAGGCGTGACCCGCTCCGGTTGGCAGTGGGGGACAAGGTGGACTGGTGGCGGGTGGTCGAGCTGGATCGGCCACGCCGTCTGGTGCTGGCGGCCGAGATGAAGATCGACGGCCGTGCCTGGCTGGTCATGGAGGTCAAGGACAGGGGCGAAGGATCCACCTACGTCCAGCGTGCCCTCTACGCTCCGACGGGCCTGCTGGGGCGGCTCTACTGGTGGTCCCTGCTGCCTTTCCACGCCCTCATCTTCCCGGTCATGCTGCGCACCATCCTCAGGACGGCGGAGCGGGATAACGCTGCGGGCGGTTCGACGAACTGA
- a CDS encoding lipocalin family protein yields MRKSLKASAALLLAAMILPASIHAAGAQDLTNGGRTSSGYADLLPAGSSSGPELSQVNYVDPEKYQGTWYQVAAVPQPYTLQCTNDTTAQYKLNEEKTALSVINSCGSQISSNSVINGTATIRDTDTNASLRVNFPGVPFQDEQGPVNYRVTYLASDYSLAIVGDPQRRSGFVLSRTQDLSPQQWSLVKTTVAERGWWDCSFLTVPMAEGRKDITPLCLL; encoded by the coding sequence ATGCGCAAGTCCCTGAAAGCCAGCGCCGCCCTCCTGCTCGCCGCCATGATCCTGCCCGCTTCGATCCACGCTGCCGGCGCACAGGACCTGACCAATGGTGGCCGCACCTCCAGCGGATACGCCGACCTGCTGCCGGCCGGTTCGAGTTCCGGCCCCGAGCTGTCGCAGGTGAACTACGTCGACCCGGAAAAATACCAGGGCACCTGGTACCAGGTCGCGGCCGTTCCCCAGCCCTACACCCTGCAGTGCACCAATGACACGACGGCGCAGTACAAACTGAACGAAGAGAAGACCGCCCTCTCGGTGATCAACTCCTGCGGCTCGCAGATCAGCTCCAATTCCGTGATCAACGGAACCGCGACCATCCGGGACACCGACACCAATGCCTCCCTCCGCGTGAACTTCCCCGGCGTCCCCTTCCAGGACGAGCAGGGCCCGGTGAACTACCGGGTGACCTACCTGGCCTCGGACTACTCCCTCGCCATCGTCGGAGACCCCCAGCGTCGCTCCGGTTTCGTGCTCAGCCGCACCCAGGACCTCAGCCCGCAGCAGTGGAGCCTGGTCAAGACCACCGTCGCCGAGCGCGGCTGGTGGGACTGCTCCTTCCTGACCGTCCCCATGGCCGAGGGACGCAAGGACATCACCCCGCTCTGCCTGCTCTGA
- a CDS encoding glycosyltransferase family 2 protein: MSDARVSFDRPALSVIIPCLNDARLLERCLLSLRAQSIAPAEVIVVDNGSTDDSAAVARRHGARVVDEPRRGITWATMAGFDAAEGDILMRIDADVELAPDYLERVRGIWRAAEASPGRRVVGVTGSARFDIPGVAGAIASSLYLGAYFASVGSTLGHYPLFGTNYSIRADWWASIRDEVDLSDTYVHEDMQLSFAVRADETIWFQRDLVVGMDDRALHGLRQLAVRFHRGFYTIVRNWRIHPPHRRLAQRGRLGSRLQEVLSP, translated from the coding sequence ATGAGTGATGCACGCGTATCATTCGACCGCCCTGCGCTCAGCGTGATCATCCCCTGTCTGAACGACGCACGGCTGCTGGAGCGCTGCCTGCTCAGTCTCCGGGCGCAGTCGATCGCGCCCGCGGAGGTCATCGTGGTCGACAACGGGTCCACCGACGATTCCGCTGCGGTCGCACGCCGCCACGGCGCCCGCGTCGTCGATGAGCCCCGCCGCGGCATCACCTGGGCGACCATGGCCGGCTTCGACGCCGCCGAAGGCGACATCCTCATGCGTATCGACGCCGACGTCGAGCTCGCCCCCGACTACCTGGAGCGCGTGCGCGGCATCTGGCGCGCAGCCGAAGCCTCACCTGGTCGACGGGTGGTCGGAGTGACCGGCTCCGCCCGTTTCGACATCCCGGGCGTGGCGGGCGCCATCGCCAGCTCCCTCTACCTGGGCGCCTACTTCGCCAGCGTAGGTTCCACGCTGGGGCATTATCCGTTGTTCGGCACCAACTACTCCATCCGTGCCGACTGGTGGGCCAGCATCCGCGACGAGGTCGACCTGAGCGACACCTATGTGCACGAGGACATGCAGCTGTCCTTTGCGGTCCGCGCAGACGAGACCATCTGGTTCCAACGGGATCTGGTGGTGGGCATGGATGACCGCGCCCTGCACGGCCTGCGGCAGTTGGCCGTGCGCTTCCACAGAGGTTTCTATACCATCGTCCGCAACTGGAGAATTCACCCACCGCACCGTCGGTTGGCACAACGGGGTCGGCTCGGATCCCGCCTGCAGGAGGTGCTGTCACCGTGA
- a CDS encoding polyprenyl synthetase family protein, with protein MTEDLETRVDASLELLEDFLARGRRHHVSNDVPLLAMAYDGVATFSLGGKHLRSRLVHISAGDVTGEELYAATVFGACVDLLHGAFLIHDDIIDRDDMRRGRKTIHAAVRETYGDAHLGTSLAIVAGDLGINGALQLLLTSDLADDLVRRGMRLLSAAAHETITGEILDIAHLAEPDPDLEQVRLSNHLKTSEYSFGTPLKLGALAAGRDPETMRPIAHALGNAYQAADDIAGAVGDSAVTGKQTAGDVVNRRATLVTMRMPADGPTDPQTLAEIIRTVIAEGDAYLADARRLIDEIDLAPGIRENLHHITKRIEGMLRAHA; from the coding sequence GTGACCGAGGACCTGGAGACACGGGTCGACGCTTCGCTGGAGCTGCTGGAGGATTTCCTGGCGCGCGGACGGCGGCACCACGTGTCGAACGATGTCCCGTTGCTGGCGATGGCCTACGACGGGGTGGCCACCTTCTCGCTGGGAGGCAAACATCTGCGCTCCCGGCTGGTGCACATCTCCGCCGGAGACGTCACCGGCGAGGAGCTGTACGCGGCCACCGTTTTCGGTGCCTGTGTGGACCTGCTGCACGGGGCCTTCCTCATCCACGACGACATCATCGACCGCGATGACATGCGCCGAGGACGGAAGACGATCCACGCCGCGGTCCGGGAGACCTACGGGGACGCCCACCTGGGGACCTCGCTGGCCATCGTCGCCGGGGACCTGGGGATCAACGGTGCCCTGCAGCTGCTGCTGACCTCGGATCTGGCGGATGACCTGGTCCGCCGCGGTATGCGGCTGCTCTCGGCCGCGGCGCACGAGACCATCACCGGTGAGATCCTCGACATCGCGCATCTGGCTGAGCCGGATCCGGACCTGGAGCAGGTCCGGTTGAGCAATCACCTCAAGACCAGCGAGTACAGCTTCGGCACCCCGCTCAAGCTCGGCGCGCTGGCCGCCGGGCGGGATCCGGAGACGATGAGGCCGATCGCGCATGCGCTGGGCAACGCCTACCAGGCGGCCGATGACATCGCCGGCGCAGTGGGTGACAGTGCGGTCACCGGGAAGCAGACCGCAGGGGATGTGGTGAACAGGCGCGCGACGCTGGTGACGATGAGAATGCCCGCCGACGGGCCGACTGATCCGCAGACCCTGGCGGAGATCATCCGTACCGTCATCGCGGAGGGTGACGCGTACCTGGCCGACGCCCGCAGACTCATCGACGAGATCGACCTGGCTCCGGGCATCCGGGAGAATCTGCACCACATCACGAAACGAATCGAAGGGATGCTGCGTGCCCATGCCTGA
- a CDS encoding phytoene/squalene synthase family protein has protein sequence MPEQTPPDRGQLEDFLDRYDRAAVKAAHEVILSYSTSFSLATRLLEKQVRTDIRNLYAMVRIADEIVDGTARAAGLSHGEIAAALDDYERAVLAAPGRRFHVDPVLHAYAVSARRCGFNPEHVTAFFSSMRRDLNQTTYDEQSFEDYVYGSAEVIGLLCLSAFLVDHPVTDAQRSRMEDGARSLGAAFQKINFLRDLAEDSDTLGRAYFPGLAGHELTEEHKADLIADIRADLAHARTVIPLLPLSARTGVLAAAELFTTLTDRLEELPAAELTSRRVSVPRRTKLAILARAVATARRMTHTS, from the coding sequence ATGCCTGAGCAGACGCCCCCGGACCGTGGGCAGCTGGAGGATTTCCTGGACCGCTACGACCGCGCGGCGGTCAAGGCCGCCCATGAGGTGATCCTCTCCTATTCGACGAGTTTCTCCCTGGCCACCCGTCTGCTGGAGAAGCAGGTGCGCACGGACATCCGCAACCTCTACGCCATGGTGCGCATTGCGGATGAGATCGTCGACGGCACCGCGCGTGCCGCAGGTCTGAGCCACGGGGAGATCGCCGCCGCGCTGGACGACTACGAGCGCGCGGTCCTCGCCGCCCCCGGGCGACGTTTCCACGTGGACCCGGTCCTGCACGCCTACGCCGTCAGTGCCCGGCGATGCGGTTTCAACCCGGAGCACGTGACGGCATTCTTCTCCTCCATGCGTCGGGATCTGAACCAGACGACCTATGACGAGCAGAGCTTCGAGGACTACGTCTACGGCTCGGCCGAGGTCATCGGTCTGCTCTGCCTGTCGGCCTTCCTGGTCGATCACCCGGTCACGGACGCCCAGCGCAGCCGGATGGAGGACGGGGCGCGTTCCCTCGGCGCCGCCTTCCAGAAGATCAACTTCCTGCGGGACCTGGCGGAGGACTCCGACACCCTGGGGCGCGCCTATTTCCCGGGCCTTGCCGGACACGAACTGACCGAGGAACACAAGGCAGACCTGATCGCCGACATCCGCGCGGATCTCGCCCACGCCCGGACTGTCATACCGCTGCTGCCTCTGTCCGCCCGTACCGGAGTGTTGGCGGCGGCGGAACTGTTCACCACGCTGACCGACCGACTGGAGGAACTGCCCGCAGCGGAACTGACCAGCCGCCGCGTCAGCGTGCCGCGTCGGACGAAGCTGGCGATACTGGCACGGGCGGTCGCCACCGCACGTCGCATGACGCACACAAGCTGA
- the crtI gene encoding phytoene desaturase family protein — protein MTRSSGPEETRIRHMADNIPRTAVVIGAGVAGLATAALLARDGIQVTVVERTDTVGGRAGDLSLAEHPGFRWDTGPSWYLMPDAFDHFFRLLGTTTEEQIDLVDLSPAYRVFSEGETPVDVPSGVDAAAELFESLEPGAGEKLREYLDSAGDTYRIAIERFLYTTFSSPGPLLHRDVRQRLGKLARLLTQPLDSFVNERFRDNRLRQMLTYPAVFLSSRPENTPSMYHLMSHTDLVQGVRYPVGGFTAVIQAIHRQAVEHGATIELDTEVTAITTAKDGRREKATGVRVRRADGRVEEIAADIVVSGADLHHTETHLLPARLRTYPEKYFASRDPGLGTVLVMAGVRGRLPQLTHHNLLFSRDWSEDFEAVFDGPVPNRPLDASHSIYVSMPSASDPDVAPEGHENLFILVPVPAAEEIGHGDAYRDTASERVAAIADAAIDQIAEWADVPDLAERIVVRRTLGPADFAERFHAWRGGSIGPGHSLRQSAFLRGRNVSGKVGGLYYAGATTVPGVGVPMCLISAENVIKRLHGDTSPGPLPEPGDARA, from the coding sequence CTGACCCGAAGTTCCGGACCCGAAGAAACGAGAATCAGACACATGGCAGACAACATCCCCCGCACGGCCGTCGTGATCGGCGCCGGTGTCGCCGGACTGGCCACCGCCGCGCTGCTGGCCAGGGACGGCATACAGGTCACCGTCGTCGAGCGCACCGACACCGTCGGGGGCCGCGCCGGTGACCTGAGCCTGGCTGAGCACCCCGGTTTCCGCTGGGACACCGGCCCCTCCTGGTACCTGATGCCGGACGCCTTCGACCATTTCTTCCGGTTGCTGGGCACCACCACCGAGGAGCAGATCGACCTGGTCGACCTGAGCCCGGCGTACCGGGTGTTCTCCGAGGGGGAGACCCCGGTGGACGTGCCCAGCGGTGTCGACGCAGCTGCGGAGCTGTTCGAATCCCTGGAACCCGGTGCCGGCGAGAAGCTGCGCGAGTACCTCGACAGCGCCGGCGACACCTACCGCATCGCCATCGAACGCTTCCTCTACACCACGTTCTCTTCGCCGGGCCCGCTGCTGCACCGTGACGTCCGTCAGCGTCTGGGCAAGCTGGCCAGGCTGCTGACCCAGCCGTTGGATTCCTTCGTCAACGAGCGCTTCCGGGACAACCGGCTGCGTCAGATGCTCACCTATCCGGCCGTGTTCCTGTCCTCCCGACCGGAGAACACGCCCTCGATGTACCACCTGATGAGCCACACCGACCTGGTGCAGGGCGTGCGTTACCCGGTGGGTGGCTTCACCGCCGTCATCCAGGCGATCCACCGCCAGGCGGTGGAACACGGCGCCACCATCGAGCTGGACACCGAGGTCACGGCCATCACCACCGCGAAGGACGGCCGCCGGGAGAAGGCCACCGGTGTGCGGGTCCGTCGTGCTGACGGCCGCGTCGAGGAGATCGCGGCCGACATCGTCGTCTCCGGGGCGGATCTCCACCACACCGAGACCCACCTGCTGCCTGCCCGCCTGCGCACCTACCCGGAGAAGTACTTCGCCTCGCGCGACCCGGGGCTGGGTACCGTGCTGGTCATGGCGGGTGTGCGCGGCCGGCTGCCGCAGCTGACCCACCATAACCTGCTGTTCAGCCGTGACTGGTCGGAGGATTTCGAGGCCGTCTTCGACGGTCCGGTTCCCAACCGCCCGCTGGACGCCTCCCATTCCATCTACGTCTCCATGCCCTCGGCCTCCGACCCGGATGTGGCGCCGGAGGGCCACGAGAACCTCTTCATCCTCGTGCCCGTCCCGGCGGCCGAGGAGATCGGCCACGGGGACGCCTACCGGGACACCGCATCCGAGCGGGTGGCGGCCATCGCCGACGCCGCGATCGACCAGATCGCCGAGTGGGCGGACGTCCCGGACCTGGCCGAGCGCATCGTCGTGCGCCGGACCCTGGGCCCGGCCGACTTCGCCGAGCGTTTCCATGCCTGGCGTGGTGGTTCCATCGGTCCGGGTCACTCGCTCCGCCAGTCGGCCTTCCTCCGTGGGCGCAACGTCTCAGGGAAGGTGGGGGGCCTCTACTACGCGGGTGCCACCACGGTGCCCGGTGTGGGCGTGCCCATGTGTCTGATCTCCGCGGAGAACGTGATCAAGCGCCTGCACGGCGACACCAGTCCGGGCCCGCTCCCGGAGCCGGGGGACGCCCGTGCCTGA
- a CDS encoding lycopene cyclase domain-containing protein, translating into MPEFLVPFIYLTILLVVLACMVLCDWRWKLAFFLDARRATILSVVVVVAFLVWDAFGIATGSFFRGGSSFMTGVVLAPEMPVEEPVFLFFLTYLTINLTSGTRMLLDARVSPGRPA; encoded by the coding sequence GTGCCTGAGTTCCTGGTGCCGTTCATCTATCTGACGATTCTCCTCGTTGTCCTGGCCTGCATGGTGTTGTGCGACTGGCGCTGGAAACTGGCCTTCTTCCTCGACGCCCGCCGCGCCACGATCCTCAGCGTGGTCGTGGTGGTGGCCTTCCTCGTCTGGGATGCCTTCGGCATCGCCACCGGGTCCTTCTTCCGCGGCGGTTCCTCCTTCATGACGGGGGTGGTGCTCGCCCCGGAGATGCCGGTGGAGGAGCCGGTGTTCCTGTTCTTCCTCACCTACCTGACCATCAACCTGACCTCCGGCACGCGGATGCTTCTCGACGCCCGCGTCTCCCCCGGGAGGCCGGCGTGA
- a CDS encoding lycopene cyclase domain-containing protein yields the protein MTYLLISLPFLILAAVLWGVRRNSAPRQVAVTAIVAAVLLVLTAVFDNLMIWAELVGYGDAQRLGLQVGLVPVEDFFYPLFVALIVPAFWPGKR from the coding sequence GTGACCTACCTGCTCATCAGCCTGCCCTTCCTCATCCTCGCCGCGGTCCTGTGGGGCGTGCGGCGCAACTCCGCCCCCCGCCAGGTGGCGGTGACCGCCATCGTCGCGGCGGTGCTCCTGGTGCTCACGGCGGTCTTCGACAACCTCATGATCTGGGCGGAGCTCGTCGGCTACGGTGACGCGCAGCGTCTCGGCCTGCAGGTGGGCCTGGTTCCGGTCGAGGACTTCTTCTACCCCCTGTTCGTCGCTCTCATCGTCCCGGCCTTCTGGCCGGGGAAAAGGTAG
- a CDS encoding prenyltransferase produces MEIIRGVLAASRPISWVNTAFPFGLAYLLSGGGLDWLFWVGVLFFLIPYNIAMYGINDVFDYESDIRNPRKGGVEGAVLPRSMHAPLLWASALTTIPFLVVLYAAGTWTSALWLTVAMAAVVAYSAPPMRFKERPVLDSVTSSAHFVTPAIVGAYIAGDGGGANFWFAAGAFFLWGMASHALGAVQDVKADREGGLSSIATAFGARLTTRLAAGAYLVAALLVFALPSPGWIVGIAGLGYVANTLRFWNITDETCEDVNRAWRVFLWLNYLVGAIVTITLAAVFIGS; encoded by the coding sequence ATGGAAATCATCAGGGGAGTGCTCGCTGCGTCGCGCCCGATCAGCTGGGTCAACACCGCCTTCCCCTTCGGGCTGGCGTACCTGCTTTCCGGTGGGGGACTGGACTGGCTGTTCTGGGTCGGGGTGCTCTTCTTCCTCATCCCGTACAACATCGCGATGTACGGCATCAATGACGTCTTCGACTACGAGTCCGACATCCGCAACCCGCGCAAGGGTGGCGTCGAGGGTGCGGTCCTGCCCAGGTCGATGCACGCCCCGCTGTTGTGGGCCTCGGCGCTGACCACCATCCCCTTCCTGGTGGTGCTCTACGCGGCGGGCACCTGGACCTCCGCGCTCTGGCTGACCGTCGCCATGGCTGCGGTGGTCGCCTACTCTGCGCCGCCCATGCGTTTCAAGGAACGCCCGGTGCTGGATTCGGTGACGTCCTCCGCGCACTTCGTCACCCCGGCGATCGTCGGCGCCTACATCGCCGGAGACGGCGGGGGAGCCAACTTCTGGTTCGCGGCCGGCGCCTTCTTCCTCTGGGGCATGGCAAGTCACGCGCTCGGCGCGGTGCAGGATGTGAAGGCGGACCGCGAGGGCGGGCTGAGCTCCATCGCCACCGCCTTCGGGGCACGGCTGACCACCCGCCTGGCCGCCGGGGCCTACCTGGTGGCCGCGTTGCTGGTGTTCGCCCTGCCTTCGCCGGGCTGGATCGTCGGTATCGCGGGCCTGGGCTACGTGGCCAACACGCTGCGCTTCTGGAACATCACCGACGAGACCTGCGAGGACGTCAACCGCGCCTGGCGGGTGTTCCTCTGGCTGAACTACCTGGTGGGCGCGATTGTCACGATCACGCTGGCGGCGGTGTTCATCGGGAGCTAG
- a CDS encoding M20/M25/M40 family metallo-hydrolase, translated as MPLYDDTLALLRALIRNACVNDLTPASGQEVHNADTLELFFDGVPGVEINRYESAPGRVSIVVTLPGTDPYAEPLTFLGHTDVVPVDRHHWTVDPFGAEIKDGRIYGRGAMDMLFITATMAAVLRDAALTGRPTGTLTFVGVADEEARGGLGAKWLSEHHPEAFSWRNTVSETGGSHLPIADGSDALVLVVGEKGAAQRRLHVSGDAGHGSNPYGRDSAVVKIAEVARRISHIDIPVSQDHLWQGFVRAFRFSPEIETALLEGTDPSAFEHFGEDLKRYAHALSRLTISQTILRSGAAINVLPSAATLDLDIRPLPGTTQDDVDALLLEALGDLADQVRIEHLISEPATVSPTSGPLYDALVDTFDEFFPGVPVVPTIAAGGSDLRFGRRLGGNGYGFALHARERTLGDVFSQLHTHDEHLELEDLDLTVKAYRSLVRRFCGV; from the coding sequence ATGCCGCTCTACGACGACACCCTCGCCCTCCTCCGCGCGCTCATCCGCAACGCCTGCGTCAACGACCTCACGCCCGCCTCGGGCCAGGAGGTCCACAATGCGGACACCCTCGAGCTCTTCTTCGACGGCGTCCCCGGCGTGGAGATCAACCGCTATGAATCCGCACCCGGGCGCGTGAGCATCGTGGTCACGCTCCCCGGCACTGACCCCTACGCCGAACCGCTGACCTTCCTCGGCCACACCGACGTCGTGCCCGTGGACCGGCATCACTGGACCGTCGACCCCTTCGGCGCGGAGATCAAGGACGGCCGCATCTACGGCCGCGGCGCGATGGACATGCTGTTCATCACCGCCACCATGGCCGCCGTGCTTCGCGACGCCGCCCTCACCGGACGCCCCACCGGCACCCTCACCTTCGTGGGCGTCGCCGACGAGGAGGCCCGCGGCGGTCTCGGGGCGAAGTGGCTCTCCGAGCACCACCCCGAGGCCTTCTCCTGGCGCAACACCGTCTCCGAGACCGGTGGCTCCCACCTGCCCATCGCCGACGGCTCCGACGCCCTGGTGCTGGTCGTCGGTGAGAAGGGCGCCGCGCAGCGCCGCCTGCACGTCTCCGGCGACGCGGGCCACGGCTCCAACCCCTACGGCCGCGATTCGGCGGTGGTGAAGATCGCCGAGGTCGCGCGCCGCATCTCGCACATCGACATTCCCGTGTCCCAGGATCACCTCTGGCAGGGTTTCGTCCGGGCATTCCGATTCTCCCCCGAGATCGAGACCGCCCTCCTGGAGGGCACCGACCCCTCGGCCTTCGAGCACTTCGGCGAGGACCTCAAGCGCTACGCCCACGCGCTGTCACGCCTGACCATCTCGCAGACCATCCTGCGTTCCGGCGCGGCCATCAACGTGCTGCCGTCGGCGGCGACGCTCGATCTGGACATCCGGCCGCTGCCGGGAACAACGCAGGACGACGTGGACGCGCTCCTGCTTGAGGCCCTCGGCGACCTCGCCGACCAGGTGCGCATCGAACACCTCATCTCCGAGCCCGCCACGGTCTCCCCCACCTCGGGTCCGCTTTATGACGCCCTCGTGGACACCTTCGATGAATTCTTCCCCGGTGTCCCCGTCGTACCCACCATCGCCGCCGGCGGCTCGGACCTGCGCTTCGGCCGACGTCTCGGCGGCAACGGCTACGGCTTCGCCCTCCACGCCCGGGAACGCACCCTCGGCGACGTCTTCTCCCAGCTGCACACCCACGACGAGCACCTGGAACTGGAGGACCTCGACCTCACGGTGAAGGCCTACCGCTCGCTGGTGCGCCGCTTCTGCGGGGTCTAG
- a CDS encoding baeRF3 domain-containing protein, translated as MNTRNIITDSDPVRHDALRDLATKPGPTVSIVIPTHRGGAETLSDSQRLRPLLEQARKELAERYPDTDADALLAPVQSLADSRRFWQEQVDGLAIFASPDGVRHFRTDRDFVPAVTVGDHPNLRPILPLFTEDQEFLLLAVGRGKVRIFEGDRATITELPLGDIPASDEDAEGVNTREPQITRQYSQTSAAHGQGPRDYNVRNGFLQQVSKGFEALFTNDHRPLILATLEEYRGAIAEHITTVKVLEDIVPGSPSDLSDAQLHKKAWPIAAAAGQRGHEATLERLGEALGTGRATNDPGLIGSDSAAGRVATLVLAERALTEDARADELDAAIANTLANRGAIDVVPELPGNHAAGAIFRY; from the coding sequence ATGAATACCAGGAACATCATCACCGACTCGGATCCTGTCCGCCATGATGCTCTCCGTGACCTGGCCACGAAGCCGGGGCCCACGGTATCCATCGTGATCCCCACCCACCGTGGTGGTGCGGAAACCCTCTCTGATTCCCAGCGACTCCGTCCGCTGCTCGAGCAGGCACGCAAGGAACTTGCCGAGCGCTACCCGGACACCGACGCCGACGCCCTGCTCGCCCCCGTTCAGTCGCTCGCCGACTCACGGAGATTCTGGCAGGAGCAGGTCGACGGCCTGGCGATCTTTGCCTCCCCGGACGGTGTCCGCCACTTCCGTACCGACCGTGACTTCGTCCCCGCCGTCACCGTGGGCGATCACCCCAACCTGCGCCCCATCCTGCCCTTGTTCACCGAGGATCAGGAGTTCCTGCTCCTGGCCGTCGGCCGGGGCAAGGTCCGCATCTTCGAGGGTGACCGTGCGACCATCACCGAACTCCCGTTGGGGGACATCCCCGCCTCGGACGAGGACGCTGAGGGCGTGAACACCCGCGAGCCGCAGATCACGCGGCAGTATTCCCAGACCTCCGCCGCTCACGGTCAGGGCCCCCGGGACTACAACGTGCGCAACGGTTTCCTCCAGCAGGTGAGCAAGGGCTTCGAGGCCCTCTTCACCAACGATCACCGCCCGCTGATCCTGGCCACCCTCGAGGAATATCGCGGGGCCATCGCCGAGCACATCACCACCGTGAAGGTGCTCGAGGACATCGTCCCCGGCTCCCCGAGTGACCTCTCCGACGCACAGCTGCACAAGAAGGCCTGGCCGATCGCTGCGGCCGCAGGGCAGCGTGGACACGAAGCCACCCTCGAGCGTCTCGGCGAGGCCCTCGGCACCGGGCGTGCGACCAATGATCCCGGCCTGATCGGCAGCGACTCCGCCGCCGGCCGGGTGGCCACTCTGGTCCTGGCGGAACGTGCCCTCACCGAGGATGCGCGCGCCGATGAACTCGACGCGGCCATCGCCAACACCCTGGCTAATCGTGGCGCTATCGACGTCGTGCCCGAACTGCCGGGCAACCACGCCGCCGGAGCGATCTTCCGCTATTAG